A genomic window from Lycium barbarum isolate Lr01 chromosome 4, ASM1917538v2, whole genome shotgun sequence includes:
- the LOC132634731 gene encoding uncharacterized protein C119.09c-like isoform X2 codes for MANLYVRAVPPTDLNRNTEWFTYPGVTYQCFHWKKGTPFSDDQGIYNRLTWWEQIDNGKQLTRNRKFLMVVPVVLYLIASHTTDYQHPMLFFNTIAVFVLVVAKFPNMHKVRIFGINADQ; via the exons ATGGCGAATTTGTATGTAAGGGCAGTTCCGCCAACGGATCTGAATCGGAATACGGAGTGGTTTACGTATCCCGGT GTCACATATCAATGTTTTCACTGGAAGAAGGGAACGCCATTTTCTGATGACCAAGGTATCTACAATAGGCTGACTTGGTGGGAGCAGATAGATAATGGGAAGCAACTTACACGCAATAGGAAGTTTCTAATGGTTGTCCCTGTGGTGCT GTACTTGATAGCCTCGCATACAACTGATTATCAACACCCGATGCTGTTCTTCAACACAATTGCAGTTTTTGTACTGGTCGTTGCCAAATTTCCAAATATGCACAAGGTTCGTATTTTCGGGATCAATGCAGATCAATGA
- the LOC132634731 gene encoding uncharacterized protein C119.09c-like isoform X1, with amino-acid sequence MANLYVRAVPPTDLNRNTEWFTYPGVWTTYILILFFSWLLVLSLFGCSPGMAWTIVHLSHFLVTYQCFHWKKGTPFSDDQGIYNRLTWWEQIDNGKQLTRNRKFLMVVPVVLYLIASHTTDYQHPMLFFNTIAVFVLVVAKFPNMHKVRIFGINADQ; translated from the exons ATGGCGAATTTGTATGTAAGGGCAGTTCCGCCAACGGATCTGAATCGGAATACGGAGTGGTTTACGTATCCCGGTGTATGGACGACTTACATATTAATTCTATTCTTCTCATGGCTCCTTGTTTTATCCCTCTTTGGTTGCTCCCCTGGCATGGCTTGGACCATCGTTCATCTTTCTCATTTTCTC GTCACATATCAATGTTTTCACTGGAAGAAGGGAACGCCATTTTCTGATGACCAAGGTATCTACAATAGGCTGACTTGGTGGGAGCAGATAGATAATGGGAAGCAACTTACACGCAATAGGAAGTTTCTAATGGTTGTCCCTGTGGTGCT GTACTTGATAGCCTCGCATACAACTGATTATCAACACCCGATGCTGTTCTTCAACACAATTGCAGTTTTTGTACTGGTCGTTGCCAAATTTCCAAATATGCACAAGGTTCGTATTTTCGGGATCAATGCAGATCAATGA
- the LOC132634730 gene encoding dof zinc finger protein DOF4.6-like, whose protein sequence is MDTAQWPQEIVVKPMEEIIPNTNGSSKPNCAERKLVRPQKDQALNCPRCNSTNTKFCYYNNYSLSQPRYFCKTCRRYWTAGGSLRNIPVGGGSRKNKKSSSNSSPYNSNNHVIINPLKKLPDLVVPPPPPQHHHDQNPSKIIHEGSRDLNLGFSSDFKTISELIQVPNYDGSNKDNNSPNISSLPPPPSSSSSASPPSQLSAMELFNGITSRGLNNSFMSMPISETKSVYNSSGFSLPSLNFSLDHGLGNNVHSAYGNNNLQETNTSGRFLFPFVGLKQVSSTNNNTSDGANEHNGDHHHQHVGDQSTNGYWNGMLGGGGGSW, encoded by the exons ATGGATACTGCTCAATGGCCTCAG GAGATAGTGGTGAAGCCCATGGAAGAGATAATACCAAACACAAATGGCTCATCAAAACCTAATTGTGCTGAAAGAAAATTAGTTAGGCCGCAAAAAGACCAAGCTTTGAACTGTCCAAGGTGCAATTCAACAAACACAAAGTTTTGTTATTACAACAACTATAGTCTTTCTCAGCCAAGGTATTTCTGCAAGACTTGTAGAAGATATTGGACTGCAGGTGGATCTCTTAGAAATATTCCTGTTGGTGGTGGTTCAAGGAAAAACAAGAAATCttcctctaattcttccccttATAATTCAAATAATCATGTTATAATTAATCCTTTGAAAAAACTTCCTGATTTGGTTGTTCCACCACCACCACCTCAACATCATCATGATCAAAACCCTAGTAAGATCATCCATGAAGGGAGCCGAGATCTCAACTTGGGTTTTTCATCTGATTTCAAGACTATATCTGAGCTAATTCAG GTACCGAATTATGATGGCAGTAACAAGGACAACAATAGTCCCAATATTTCATCTCTGCCTCCTCctccatcttcttcttcttccgctTCTCCTCCATCTCAACTTTCAGCAATGGAGTTATTTAATGGGATCACATCAAGGGGATTGAATAATTCCTTCATGTCAATGCCAATTTCTGAGACAAAGTCAGTTTATAACTCTTCGGGATTTTCATTGCCATCCCTAAATTTCTCATTGGATCATGGACTTGGAAATAACGTTCATAGTGCCTATGGAAACAACAATCTCCAAGAGACAAATACAAGTGGAAGGTTTTTGTTTCCTTTTGTAGGTCTAAAGCAAGTTTCAAGCACAAATAATAACACAAGTGATGGTGCTAATGAGCATAATGGAGATCATCATCATCAGCATGTTGGAGATCAATCTACTAATGGATATTGGAATGGGATgttaggaggaggaggaggatctTGGTAA